In Amaranthus tricolor cultivar Red isolate AtriRed21 chromosome 3, ASM2621246v1, whole genome shotgun sequence, a single window of DNA contains:
- the LOC130809135 gene encoding uncharacterized protein LOC130809135, with the protein MEEGDSKISLGRLSIEGSRNTQLENPIYSDRDYQFRSMNALEILRETVRILRYNCVGFMAIAALLICPVSAIQLSNLLVDHTIVRRLTMRLLLIARTSGLPLNTIVKQSCQRFSEMAISNAVCFPFYISLSLMSKAAVVYSVDCTYSKKQFDASKFCVIVRKLWRRVVATYIWSCMVIVGVVALFLVLLVVVCNVFLIIGLIPDLVVYPDIIVGLVFSIVFANAIIICNVSVVISVLEDACGPQALLRSSVLIRGQTQVGLLMYLGSTMGMAFVQGLFEHRVKTLSYGDGSSRIWEGPLLVIMYSFVVLIDYMMTAVFYFSCRSYSMEAADGEAQPILEMATATPKANTVDCEDVDG; encoded by the coding sequence ATGGAAGAGGGTGATAGTAAAATCAGTTTAGGAAGATTGTCAATTGAAGGATCTAGAAATACCCAGTTGGAAAACCCGATTTATTCTGATAGAGATTATCAATTTCGTTCAATGAATGCATTGGAAATTTTGAGAGAAACAGTGAGAATTCTGAGGTATAATTGTGTAGGATTTATGGCAATTGCAGCTTTATTAATTTGTCCTGTATCTGCTATTCAATTATCAAATTTGTTAGTTGATCATACTATTGTTAGGAGATTAACCATGAGGCTATTATTGATTGCTAGAACTAGTGGATTACCTCTTAATACTATTGTTAAGCAATCTTGTCAAAGGTTTTCTGAAATGGCTATATCTAATGCTGTGTGTTTCCCTTTCTATATCTCGTTATCGCTCATGTCGAAAGCTGCTGTTGTGTACTCGGTTGATTGTACATACTCTAAGAAGCAATTTGATGCTTCTAAGTTTTGTGTGATAGTTAGGAAGTTATGGAGGCGGGTTGTTGCAACTTACATTTGGTCTTGTATGGTGATAGTTGGGGTTGTTGCTTTGTTCCTTGTACTTCTTGTGGTAGTTTGCAATGTGTTTTTGATCATCGGGTTGATCCCTGATTTAGTCGTCTATCCGGACATTATTGTTGGGCTAGTTTTCTCTATAGTGTTTGCGAATGCGATTATTATCTGCAATGTATCGGTGGTGATCTCGGTTTTGGAGGATGCTTGTGGTCCTCAAGCATTGTTAAGGTCTAGTGTCTTGATTAGGGGTCAAACTCAGGTGGGTCTTCTTATGTATTTGGGATCGACGATGGGAATGGCGTTTGTGCAAGGATTGTTTGAGCATAGGGTTAAGACATTGAGCTATGGAGATGGGTCTTCTAGAATATGGGAAGGTCCTCTTTTGGTGATCATGTATTCCTTTGTGGTGCTTATTGACTATATGATGACAGCAGTTTTCTATTTTAGCTGCCGGTCTTACAGTATGGAAGCGGCTGATGGGGAAGCTCAACCGATTTTGGAAATGGCTACTGCGACCCCTAAGGCGAACACTGTCGATTGTGAGGATGTAGATGGTTGA
- the LOC130809137 gene encoding uncharacterized protein LOC130809137: MENSSQSLVDFWGVITESKRIINAHSRHFLALSVLFLLPLSFSLSVFPTLLHTFTSSAPNHIVSLLRFSNSEKPPIILHPSLLLPHHKTLIFSLFFFSFILFFFLLAVSSITSSVFHGFYGRPVKLFSAVSSVVRSFFPLLITFITAQIVIFVIFSLFGVFSYVGFKGIQLIVRDFTYNSPHFYGISSFGAVLLGLILVYVGVNWILVNVIVVVESKWGFESLNRSKDLIRGMKWVALSLIVFFGFFLIVLLWISIVSGSDPAVPMDGLNTWLFVVQIVATSAVFTLLLLHGIAASTVLYMYCRALHGELAGEIAHEFASEYLSLPYDDKKVPHVVCYVY; this comes from the coding sequence ATGGAGAATTCATCTCAATCTCTCGTTGATTTCTGGGGAGTAATCACTGAATCTAAACGAATCATCAACGCTCACTCTCGCCATTTCTTGGCTCTCTCTGTTCTCTTCCTTCTTCCTCTATCTTTCTCTCTATCCGTCTTTCCTACTCTCCTTCACACCTTTACTTCCTCTGCACCTAACCACATCGTATCTCTTCTCCGCTTCTCTAATTCCGAAAAACCCCCAATTATTCTTCACCCTTCTCTTCTTCTACCTCAtcacaaaaccctaattttttctctttttttcttttccttcatcctattcttctttcttcttgCTGTTTCTTCCATTACTTCTTCTGTTTTTCATGGGTTTTATGGTAGACCTGTTAAATTATTCTCCGCTGTTTCCTCTGTTGTTCGCTCTTTTTTCCCTCTTTTGATCACTTTTATAACTGCCCagattgttatttttgttatattctCTCTCTTTGGGGTTTTTTCTTATGTGGGTTTTAAGGGAATTCAGCTCATTGTCAGAGATTTCACCTATAATTCTCCTCATTTTTATGGGATATCTTCGTTTGGGGCTGTTTTATTAGGGTTGATTTTGGTTTATGTTGGTGTAAATTGGATTCTGGTTAATGTGATTGTTGTGGTTGAATCAAAATGGGGGTTTGAATCCTTGAATAGAAGTAAGGATTTGATCAGAGGAATGAAATGGGTTGCACTGTCTTTGATTGTGTTTTTCGGATTCTTTCTGATTGTGTTGTTGTGGATTAGTATCGTTTCGGGTAGTGATCCGGCTGTACCGATGGATGGGTTGAATACTTGGTTGTTTGTGGTTCAAATTGTGGCTACTTCTGCAGTTTTTACTTTGCTTTTGCTTCATGGGATTGCCGCTTCCACGGTTTTGTATATGTACTGTAGGGCTTTGCATGGAGAGTTAGCTGGGGAGATAGCTCATGAGTTTGCATCTGAGTATTTGAGTCTGCCTTATGATGATAAAAAGGTCCCTCACGTTGTTTGTTATGTGTATTGA